One region of Primulina tabacum isolate GXHZ01 chromosome 17, ASM2559414v2, whole genome shotgun sequence genomic DNA includes:
- the LOC142531774 gene encoding uncharacterized protein LOC142531774 translates to MLILVKASNMIMCGMKFSSDINPMSAPARMHVTSLDSSQSDSQTPNTPISDSPGLPPFSINLSSDENAGGTSSQRPFGVKKSKLKKKRDENVLELISTMKEGHRDLINVLQKGSIELQQSYEMKLLALQNEQLKLANQQKKFETRQQHIALATLQEENKVLYMDLSTIGDPEMREIVRKILKKRNEEHGQHENDTFGKYFGDFGGSGSNLGDY, encoded by the coding sequence ATGCTGATTTTAGTAAAGGCTTCAAATATGATCATGTGTGGTATGAAATTCTCGAGTGACATCAATCCAATGAGCGCACCAGCAAGAATGCATGTCACAAGCTTGGACTCGTCACAGTCAGATAGCCAGACACCAAATACTCCAATATCAGATTCTCCTGGATTACCTccgttttcaattaatttaagtagtgaTGAAAATGCAGGCGGCACTTCATCCCAGCGACCTTTTGGTGTTAAAAAATCTAAACTAAAGAAAAAAAGGGACGAGAatgtgttggaattgatatctacaATGAAAGAAGGGCATCGCGATCTTATAAATGTATTACAAAAAGGATCCATTGAACTTCAACAAAGTTATGAGATGAAACTCCTAGCATTGCAAAATGAGCAGCTCAAATTAGcaaatcaacaaaaaaaatttgaaactaGACAACAACATATAGCATTAGCAACCCTTCAAGAGGAGAATAAAGTTTTGTACATGGATTTAAGCACGATAGGTGATCCTGAAATGCGCGAAATTGTtcgaaaaattttgaaaaaaagaaatgaagaacaTGGACAACACGAAAATGACACATTTGGGAAATATTTTGGTGATTTTGGAGGATCGGGATCTAATTTAGGAGATTATTGA